One window from the genome of Anopheles merus strain MAF chromosome 3R, AmerM5.1, whole genome shotgun sequence encodes:
- the LOC121596392 gene encoding leucine-rich repeat protein soc-2 homolog isoform X2, giving the protein MFRWIVWSLIVANTASSPAKLGMYCFHECYIYNFQSKGDIFAFQHISTNFHVLNLQNVLMKRVRQWILERLPPSVDTLKIGNSNKLKWISVPQALRYLHVRYSGLRRIDIAANSSLSILHIFSSDKLMKVPPAIKNAPKLEYLRLRECGLRMIDLATFCNHAYLSELRLDSNKIRYIVNTAKSNCSFYNSFTRLVMSRNMLTTVNVELFNVFANLRTLNLKMNRITSLSGRLVARYLDQFGVDRNKLEQVDLCGWDVPSMETVVFASNDLTTLPECLNNWTSVSQLLLQHNKLTNFSIESVAGWNNLTSLTLSCNKLTDIVLSSVHFPKNLASLEINQNYLTTLDLSFVPVRSLRVSVNFNLISSFDVNNISPNVTRLSMMGNPVDCSRETELEQLYGECIRHDAFTLEHNQQAKICNAPKTTDYYI; this is encoded by the exons ATGTTTCGATGGattgtgtg GTCACTGATCGTTGCAAACACCGCAAGCAGTCCCGCTAAACTTGGAATGTATTGCTTTCATGAGTGCTACATTTATAACTTTCAATCGAAGGGAGACATATTCGCGTTTCAGCACATCTCAACTAACTTTCATGTGCTAAACTTGCAAAATGTGTTGATGAAGCGCGTTCGTCAGTGGATCCTGGAACGATTGCCACCGTCTGTAGATACACTAAAGATAGGAAACTCCAACAAACTGAAATGGATCAGTGTTCCGCAAGCACTGCGCTACTTACATGTCCGATACAGCGGTTTGAGAAGGATCGATATAGCTGCCAACAGCTCATTAAGCATACTCCATATTTTTAGCAGTGACAAACTAATGAAAGTTCCGCCTGCTATTAAAAATGCACCTAAGCTGGAGTACTTGAGGCTGCGTGAGTGTGGCTTGCGTATGATTGACTTGGCCACATTTTGTAATCACGCTTACTTGAGTGAGCTGCGTTTGGACAGCAATAAGATACGGTACATTGTGAACACGGCGAAGAGCAACTGTAGTTTCTACAATTCATTTACTCGGCTGGTGATGTCGCGAAATATGCTTACCACTGTAAATGTGGAGCTGTTCAATGTGTTTGCCAATTTGAgaactttaaatttaaaaatgaatagaATTACATCACTATCAGGTCGGTTGGTGGCTCGCTATTTGGATCAATTTGGGGTCGATAGAAATAAGCTCGAACAAGTAGACCTGTGCGGTTGGGATGTGCCATCGATGGAAACGGTTGTATTTGCCTCAAACGATCTTACTACACTGCCGGAATGCTTAAATAATTGGACGAGTGTTTCACAGCTTTTACTGCAGCATAACAAGTTAACGAATTTCAGTATCGAAAGTGTGGCGGGATGGAACAATCTAACCAGCTTAACTTTATCATGCAACAAGCTTACCGATATTGTGTTGAGCAGTGTGCACTTTCCTAAAAATCTTGCATCCCttgaaatcaatcaaaattatCTCACCACGCTCGATTTGTCTTTCGTACCGGTCCGATCGTTGAGGGTATCAGTGAATTTTAACCTGATTTCAAGTTTCGATGTGAACAACATCTCTCCAAATGTCACACGTCTATCGATGATGGGAAACCCGGTTGATTGTTCACGGGAAACAGAGCTGGAACAATTGTATGGCGAATGCATCAGGCATGATGCATTCACTCTGGAGCACAACCAGCAAGCAAAAATTTGTAACGCTCCAAAAACCACGgattattatatttaa
- the LOC121596392 gene encoding leucine-rich repeat protein soc-2 homolog isoform X1 yields MDCVCRYSSCNRSLIVANTASSPAKLGMYCFHECYIYNFQSKGDIFAFQHISTNFHVLNLQNVLMKRVRQWILERLPPSVDTLKIGNSNKLKWISVPQALRYLHVRYSGLRRIDIAANSSLSILHIFSSDKLMKVPPAIKNAPKLEYLRLRECGLRMIDLATFCNHAYLSELRLDSNKIRYIVNTAKSNCSFYNSFTRLVMSRNMLTTVNVELFNVFANLRTLNLKMNRITSLSGRLVARYLDQFGVDRNKLEQVDLCGWDVPSMETVVFASNDLTTLPECLNNWTSVSQLLLQHNKLTNFSIESVAGWNNLTSLTLSCNKLTDIVLSSVHFPKNLASLEINQNYLTTLDLSFVPVRSLRVSVNFNLISSFDVNNISPNVTRLSMMGNPVDCSRETELEQLYGECIRHDAFTLEHNQQAKICNAPKTTDYYI; encoded by the exons ATGGattgtgtg tgtcgtTACTCTTCATGCAATAGGTCACTGATCGTTGCAAACACCGCAAGCAGTCCCGCTAAACTTGGAATGTATTGCTTTCATGAGTGCTACATTTATAACTTTCAATCGAAGGGAGACATATTCGCGTTTCAGCACATCTCAACTAACTTTCATGTGCTAAACTTGCAAAATGTGTTGATGAAGCGCGTTCGTCAGTGGATCCTGGAACGATTGCCACCGTCTGTAGATACACTAAAGATAGGAAACTCCAACAAACTGAAATGGATCAGTGTTCCGCAAGCACTGCGCTACTTACATGTCCGATACAGCGGTTTGAGAAGGATCGATATAGCTGCCAACAGCTCATTAAGCATACTCCATATTTTTAGCAGTGACAAACTAATGAAAGTTCCGCCTGCTATTAAAAATGCACCTAAGCTGGAGTACTTGAGGCTGCGTGAGTGTGGCTTGCGTATGATTGACTTGGCCACATTTTGTAATCACGCTTACTTGAGTGAGCTGCGTTTGGACAGCAATAAGATACGGTACATTGTGAACACGGCGAAGAGCAACTGTAGTTTCTACAATTCATTTACTCGGCTGGTGATGTCGCGAAATATGCTTACCACTGTAAATGTGGAGCTGTTCAATGTGTTTGCCAATTTGAgaactttaaatttaaaaatgaatagaATTACATCACTATCAGGTCGGTTGGTGGCTCGCTATTTGGATCAATTTGGGGTCGATAGAAATAAGCTCGAACAAGTAGACCTGTGCGGTTGGGATGTGCCATCGATGGAAACGGTTGTATTTGCCTCAAACGATCTTACTACACTGCCGGAATGCTTAAATAATTGGACGAGTGTTTCACAGCTTTTACTGCAGCATAACAAGTTAACGAATTTCAGTATCGAAAGTGTGGCGGGATGGAACAATCTAACCAGCTTAACTTTATCATGCAACAAGCTTACCGATATTGTGTTGAGCAGTGTGCACTTTCCTAAAAATCTTGCATCCCttgaaatcaatcaaaattatCTCACCACGCTCGATTTGTCTTTCGTACCGGTCCGATCGTTGAGGGTATCAGTGAATTTTAACCTGATTTCAAGTTTCGATGTGAACAACATCTCTCCAAATGTCACACGTCTATCGATGATGGGAAACCCGGTTGATTGTTCACGGGAAACAGAGCTGGAACAATTGTATGGCGAATGCATCAGGCATGATGCATTCACTCTGGAGCACAACCAGCAAGCAAAAATTTGTAACGCTCCAAAAACCACGgattattatatttaa